One window of Carassius auratus strain Wakin chromosome 17, ASM336829v1, whole genome shotgun sequence genomic DNA carries:
- the LOC113117785 gene encoding adhesion G-protein coupled receptor G2-like translates to MSGQKQNLLWLMIICCAACQITCSENLIQIKVNLTDQCFWNQSSSPYSDIIQTPLSYDLERCHTMNVTLNISSRGRCRSYNFTIAKQKENYEIRMNEEIKDIQLRFLRNDDCLPSAPEEAKTQTCLSYDLEKCHMMNFTLNISSRGQCRSYSFTITKQMENCEIGMNEDIKGIELMFLRNGDCLLEEEAASRKCILHLNNIDWMCVTYDKSNIDEVVEAPEASNYLGKMESKMEEMDKKHISKQIINGKAIGLLQIHDENTTTEDTCYSSNQNMINVVDCQSIPNTNFSWAVKIPKEAVNKSRQENNGCAFVAVLQFKNMRNKKQTKNLSVLNDEVYGITMRANISNLTNNIEMLFGRNDKGSKASCVSWDGKGELNWTTFGCETEINNNTIKCSCSHLTFFAVLMSQSDAKITAKDLESLTYITSAGCGISIFFLSIALFMHFLLRKAKSNQATKILMNMFVALCLLNISFLSNESVANTGDNAVCVFIALLLHYSMLASFTWFFIQALHMYLWLIRQNVSITNYMRKITVLGWVCPAPVVTVIVSVGGYKGVILNTTSGKITRMCWINDHYIHYIVNIGYYALVFVFTAGIFIMIVTKIIQSRIIRSTEDKRKMFRKHLMMVLSLFLLFGLTWSVAFFSYGPMLIPSYYIFTVLNSFQGFFLFLYYYHIHNDVAGQFSDDPENTDSNTTITQSSINAVENIYN, encoded by the exons ATGTCTGGACAAAAGCAGAATTTGCTGTGGCTGATGATCATCTGTTGTGCTGCGTGCCAGATAA CCTGCTCAGAAAATCTGATCCAAATCAAGGTCAATTTGACAGATCAGTGTTTCTGGAACCAAAGTAGCTCACCGTATTCAG ATATAATTCAGACACCTCTATCATATGATCTAGAAAGATGTCACACAATGAATGTCACTCTAAACATCTCTTCTCGAG GACGATGTAGATCATACAATTTCACCATAGCAAAACAGAAGGAGAATTATGAAATCAGAATGAATGAGGAGATTAAAGACATTCAACTCAGGTTTTTACGTAATGATGATTGTCTGCCATCAGCCCCGGAAGAAG CTAAAACACAAACATGTCTATCATATGATCTAGAAAAATGTCACATGATGAATTTCACACTAAACATCTCTTCTCGAG GACAATGTAGATCATACAGTTTTACCATAACAAAACAGATGGAGAATTGTGAAATCGGAATGAATGAGGATATTAAAGGCATAGAACTCATGTTTTTACGGAACGGTGATTGTCTGCTGGAAGAAG AAGCAGCATCAAGGAAATGCATTCTGCATTTAAATAACATTGACTGGATGTGTGTGACATATGATAAGAGCAATATTGATGAAGTTGTCGAAGCCCCAGAAGCATC AAACTACTTGGGAAAAATGGAATctaagatggaagagatggataAAAAACATATAAGCAAACAAATTATCAACGGGAAGGCTATTGGTCTTCTCCAAATACACGATGAGAACACAACAACCGAAGACACATGCTACTCATCAAATCAGAACATGATAAAC GTTGTTGACTGTCAAAGCATCCCAAATACAAACTTTTCATGGGCTGTAAAGATTCCCAAGGAAGCTGTGAATAAATCACGACAGGAAAACAATGGATGTGCGTTTGTTGCTGTTCTACAGTTCAAAAATATGAGAAATAAG aaacaaactaaaaatCTAAGCGTTTTGAATGATGAGGTTTATGGAATAACAATGAGGGCCAATATCTCCAACCTTACCAACAATATTGAAATGCTCTTTGGACGTAATGATAAG GGCAGTAAAGCATCCTGTGTTTCTTGGGATGGCAAAG GAGAGCTTAATTGGACGACATTCGGCTGTGAGACAGAAATCAACAACAACACCATAAAGTGTTCCTGCTCACATCTGACGTTCTTTGCAGTGCTGATG TCTCAGTCAGATGCAAAGATCACAGCAAAGGATCTGGAATCACTGACTTATATCACTTCTGCCGGCTGTGGCATCTCCATATTTTTTCTGTCTATTGCTTTATTCATGCATTTCCTGTTACG GAAAGCCAAGTCAAATCAGGCCACGAAGATCCTGATGAACATGTTTGTAGCTTTGTGTCTACTAAATATCTCGTTTTTGTCAAACGAGAGCGTCGCTAACACAGGAGACAACGCTGTGTGTGTCTTCATAGCGCTGCTCCTGCATTACTCCATGCTGGCCTCATTCACCTGGTTCTTCATTCAAGCTCTTCATATGTACTTATGGCTCATCAGACAGAACGTCTCCATCACAAACTACATGAGGAAGATCACCGTGTTGGGCTGGG TGTGTCCGGCTCCAGTAGTCACAGTTATCGTTTCTGTAGGAGGATATAAAGGAGTGATCCTAAACACAACATCTGGAAAAATCACACGAAT GTGCTGGATTAATGATCATTACATTCACTACATAGTGAACATCGGCTACTATGCTTTAGTTTTCGTCTTCACGGCAGGAATCTTCATCATGATCGTCACTAAGATCATTCAGTCCAGAATCATAAGATCGACTGAAGACAAGAGAAAGATGTTCAGAAAGCATCTGATGATGGTGTTGAGTTTGTTCCTGCTCTTCGGTCTGACGTGGTCTGTGGCGTTCTTCAGTTATGGACCGATGCTCATTCCCTCATATTACATATTCACTGTGCTGAACTCGTTTCAGG gtttcttCCTCTTCCTGTATTACTACCACATTCACAATGATGTCGCGGGTCAGTTCTCTGATGATCCAGAAAACACTGACTCCAACACAACCATCACTCAATCCAGCATTAACGCTGTGGAAAATATTTATAACTAG